The following are encoded together in the Apus apus isolate bApuApu2 chromosome 7, bApuApu2.pri.cur, whole genome shotgun sequence genome:
- the HEBP2 gene encoding heme-binding protein 2 has product MIKSFKQTFLSLDLQSPRWSSAETTAKDYELRQYETAKWVSTVIRGETQKEATRQGFWKLFHYIQGKNEKEMKIDMTVPVTCLIKSGCTDFKISFFLPFEHQDSPPQPTDSEVFIEERKAAAIFVRSFGGFASPEKYAEEAEVLARILRNRGQPFHEDFFYTAGYDSPFKLFNRHNEVWYFKK; this is encoded by the exons ATGATCAAATCCTTCAAGCAAACCTTTCTGTCCCTGGATCTGCAGTCCCCTCGGTGGAGCTCAGCAGAGACAACG GCCAAGGATTACGAGCTGCGGCAGTACGAGACAGCCAAGTGGGTCAGCACAGTCATCAGAGGAGAGACCCAAAAGGAGGCAACACGCCAGGGCTTCTGGAAGCTCTTCCACTACATCCAGGGGAAGAACGAGAAAG aAATGAAGATTGATATGACTGTGCCAGTGACCTGCCTGATAAAATCTGGCTGCACAGACTTCAAGATCTCCTTCTTTCTGCCATTTGAACACCAGGactccccaccccagcccacgGACTCAGAGGTGTTCATTGAGGAGCGGAAGGCAGCTGCCATCTTTGTCAG GTCCTTTGGTGGATTTGCCTCCCCAGAGAAATATGCTGAGGAAGCTGAAGTCTTGGCCAGAATCTTAAGAAACCGAGGCCAACCATTTCATGAAGACTTCTTCTATACTGCAGGCTATGACAGTCCCTTCAAGCTCTTCAACAGGCACAATGAAGtgtggtattttaaaaagtaa
- the ZBTB37 gene encoding zinc finger and BTB domain-containing protein 37 — MEKSGNIQLEIPDFSNSVLSHLNQLRMQGRLCDIVVNVQGQAFRAHKVVLAASSPYFRDHMSLNEMSTVSISVIKNPSVFEQLLSFCYTGRICLQLADIISYLTAASFLQMQHIIDKCTQILEGIHFKINVAEVEAELSQSRTKHQERPPESHRVTPNLNRSLSPHHNTPKGSRLGQVSTVLDIRELSPPEESTSPQIIEQSSDVESREPILRINRAGQWYVETGMGERGGRNEEEMRVLGGVRIKTENLEEWLGTEHQPSGEDGSSAEEVTAMVIDTTGHGPMGQEAYALGSSGAKVVRPTSSEIDRFSPSGSMVAVTERYRSKSESPGRMDEPKQPSSQGEESAMLGVSGYVEYLREQEVSERWFRYNPRLTCIYCAKSFNQKGSLDRHMRLHMGITPFVCRMCGKKYTRKDQLEYHIRKHTGNKPFHCHVCGKSFPFQAILNQHFRKNHPGCLPLEGPHSISPETTVTSRGQAEEESPPQEEAVAAGETAQGSVSTTGPD, encoded by the exons ATGGAGAAGAGTGGGAACATTCAGCTGGAGATTCCTGACTTCAGCAACTCTGTCCTGAGCCACCTGAACCAGCTACGCATGCAGGGTCGCCTGTGTGACATTGTGGTCAACGTGCAGGGCCAAGCTTTCCGTGCTCACAAGGTGGTGCTGGCTGCCAGCTCGCCCTACTTCCGCGACCACATGTCCCTGAACGAGATGAGCACCGTGTCCATCTCTGTCATCAAGAACCCTTCTGTCTTCGAGCAGCTCCTTTCCTTTTGCTACACCGGCAGGATATGCCTGCAGCTGGCTGACATCATCAGCTACCTGACAGCCGCCAGCTTCCTGCAGATGCAGCACATCATAGACAAATGCACGCAGATCCTGGAGGGAATTCATTTCAAAATCAACGTGGCGGAGGTGGAAGCAGAACTgagccagagcaggacaaaacaTCAGGAGAGACCACCAGAGTCTCACCGGGTGACGCCGAATCTGAACCGCTCTCTGAGCCCCCACCACAACACCCCCAAGGGGAGTCGCCTGGGCCAGGTGAGCACAGTGCTGGACATCCGGGAGCTCAGCCCGCCCGAGGAGTCCACCAGCCCCCAGATCATTGAGCAGAGCTCAGACGTGGAAAGCAGGGAGCCCATCCTACGGATCAACAGGGCGGGACAGTGGTACGTGGAGACCGGGATGGGCGAGCGCGGGGGGCGGAACGAGGAGGAGATGCGCGTGCTGGGAGGAGTCCGCATTAAAACGGAGAACCTGGAGGAgtggctggggacagagcaCCAGCCCTCGGGAGAGGACGGGAGCAGCGCCGAGGAGGTCACTGCCATGGTGATTGACACCACGGGCCACGGACCCATGGGCCAGGAGGCTTATGCTTTAGGGTCCTCTGGGGCCAAAGTGGTCAGGCCAACCAGCAGTGAGATCGACAG ATTTAGCCCTTCTGGCAGCATGGTTGCTGTGACTGAGCGGTACAGATCAAAAAGCGAGTCTCCCGGGCGGATGGATGAGCCCAAGCAGCCCAGTTCCCAG GGGGAGGAATCAGCCATGCTGGGAGTGAGCGGTTACGTGGAGTATCTCCGGGAGCAGGAGGTTTCCGAGCGCTGGTTCCGGTACAACCCGCGGCTCACTTGTATCTACTGCGCCAAATCCTTCAACCAGAAGGGCAGCCTGGACCGGCACATGCGCCTCCACATGGGAATCACCCCTTTCGTCTGCCGCATGTGCGGGAAGAAGTACACCCGCAAGGATCAGCTGGAGTATCACATCCGCAAGCACACGGGCAACAAGCCCTTTCACTGCCACGTCTGCGGCAAAAGCTTCCCTTTCCAGGCCATCCTCAACCAGCACTTTCGCAAGAACCACCCCGGCTGTTTGCCCCTGGAGGGGCCTCACAGCATCTCCCCCGAGACCACCGTCACGTCTCGGGGGCAGGCGGAGGAAGAGTCTCCTCCGCAGGAGGAGGCGGTCGCCGCCGGGGAGACAGCGCAGGGGTCTGTGTCCACGACTGGGCCAGACTGA